In Candidatus Kaistella beijingensis, a genomic segment contains:
- the rlmH gene encoding 23S rRNA (pseudouridine(1915)-N(3))-methyltransferase RlmH: MRINLICIGKTDDKEISGLIKYYQNRLPKHWNFEITEIPDVKNAKNLSPELLKKEEGKLFLNLTENSDHIILLDEKGKQFTSREFAAKIDNWMNFSIKKVSFFIGGAYGFSEEIYQRANEKISLSKMTFTHQMIRLFFVEQIYRADQILQGKPYHND, from the coding sequence ATGAGAATCAATTTAATCTGCATCGGAAAAACGGACGACAAAGAAATTTCCGGCCTTATTAAATATTACCAAAACCGCCTGCCAAAACATTGGAATTTTGAAATCACCGAAATTCCCGATGTGAAAAACGCTAAAAATCTCTCCCCCGAACTTCTGAAAAAAGAAGAGGGAAAACTATTTCTCAATCTTACTGAAAACTCCGATCACATCATACTTCTCGACGAAAAAGGAAAACAGTTTACAAGTCGGGAATTTGCCGCAAAAATTGATAACTGGATGAATTTTTCCATCAAAAAAGTTTCATTTTTTATTGGCGGTGCTTACGGATTTTCAGAAGAAATTTACCAAAGAGCAAACGAGAAAATATCTCTGTCTAAAATGACTTTCACCCATCAAATGATTCGACTGTTTTTTGTGGAACAGATTTACCGAGCCGACCAGATTTTGCAGGGGAAACCGTATCACAACGATTGA
- a CDS encoding peptidylprolyl isomerase, whose translation MKKIFGVALMVSFGSFLSAQYMIIGKDSISLDQYKKEYKYGLENNGIEKTIASTEDFHLLQQFAADKKIDTTAAFREKMMDKEGELRSKFFFPKQVIDPVLNDYMKDLQTEKQVQIFIAQKTEGDTNNYQQIYNDVKSGKITMEEAISKYTKSNPKPFFVKPGGIDNSLYSELKVIPNNSYTKLLDKPGYFAFAKLLSSRPTLGYMVFGTVSYPKNAESDAMKAKIYADLKAGKTFQEVAKLYGANEHEKDNGGVVMGSPTLPDEVYALFKGKKAGYYTPEPILFGENYFVFNLYNVEPYTLTENNREFFLRDMNNSLYGEVLQDKMLAFLKSDPTYKEFPEFQNVRKSSQNFFAAKYNSVLYQYRNHKTTVGDIKKMIGDKKADAEKLSPAIWGESVAAVNSQDLMKFYSEDFTNQKEIKKQLEEFKRGLYSDYIFSRYLNEEISKNPQLLTDYYNKNKSKYMWGNRAEGRVAIISDQGLTKDIETQIKDPKNWETLKSKYYGKLNDKKQILVNFEKGEMSEDAEVFTKYNVPFKPGVFQTKMGERFLVIAIDKILPPSQMTQEEASELLKDAVTEQKLRETIAAQKAKTKIIIQPEFMKDLEKNFKK comes from the coding sequence ATGAAAAAGATTTTTGGTGTTGCGTTGATGGTGAGTTTCGGCAGTTTTTTGTCGGCTCAATATATGATCATCGGGAAAGACAGTATTTCACTCGACCAGTATAAAAAGGAATACAAATACGGTTTGGAAAATAACGGTATTGAAAAAACGATTGCTTCCACAGAGGATTTCCATTTGTTACAGCAGTTTGCGGCCGATAAAAAAATTGATACCACTGCTGCTTTCCGTGAAAAGATGATGGATAAAGAAGGGGAATTGAGAAGCAAGTTTTTCTTTCCAAAACAAGTCATCGATCCCGTTTTAAACGATTACATGAAAGATTTGCAGACTGAAAAGCAAGTCCAGATTTTCATCGCTCAAAAAACGGAAGGCGACACCAACAATTACCAACAGATTTACAATGATGTAAAATCGGGAAAAATCACGATGGAAGAAGCCATTTCCAAATACACCAAATCCAATCCGAAACCTTTTTTCGTGAAACCGGGAGGTATTGACAACAGTCTTTATTCTGAATTGAAGGTGATTCCAAATAATTCCTACACCAAATTGCTGGACAAACCTGGTTATTTTGCTTTTGCGAAATTATTGAGTTCTCGCCCGACTTTGGGTTACATGGTTTTCGGTACGGTTTCCTACCCCAAAAATGCTGAATCCGATGCGATGAAGGCAAAAATTTATGCAGATTTGAAAGCTGGAAAAACTTTTCAAGAAGTGGCAAAATTATACGGAGCCAACGAACATGAAAAAGATAACGGTGGAGTAGTGATGGGTTCTCCAACGCTTCCAGATGAAGTTTATGCACTTTTTAAAGGTAAAAAAGCAGGTTATTACACCCCCGAACCTATTCTCTTTGGCGAAAACTATTTCGTGTTCAATCTTTACAATGTTGAACCCTATACACTAACGGAGAACAATAGAGAATTCTTTTTGCGTGACATGAACAATTCGCTGTATGGAGAGGTTCTGCAGGATAAAATGTTGGCCTTTCTAAAATCAGATCCAACTTACAAGGAATTTCCGGAATTTCAGAATGTGAGAAAATCGTCTCAGAACTTCTTTGCCGCGAAATATAATTCGGTTCTTTATCAGTACAGAAATCATAAAACCACTGTTGGTGACATCAAAAAAATGATTGGCGACAAAAAAGCTGACGCCGAGAAACTTTCTCCTGCGATTTGGGGAGAATCCGTCGCAGCGGTAAATTCTCAGGATTTGATGAAGTTTTACAGCGAGGATTTTACTAATCAGAAAGAAATAAAAAAACAACTTGAAGAATTTAAGAGAGGTCTGTATTCCGATTATATCTTCTCCAGATATTTGAATGAAGAAATCTCTAAAAACCCACAACTGCTCACCGATTACTACAACAAAAACAAGTCGAAATACATGTGGGGAAATCGTGCAGAAGGTAGGGTAGCCATAATTTCGGATCAAGGTCTTACTAAAGATATTGAGACACAGATTAAAGATCCAAAAAACTGGGAAACTTTAAAATCAAAATATTACGGAAAGCTGAACGACAAGAAACAAATTCTCGTGAATTTCGAAAAAGGTGAAATGTCGGAAGATGCAGAAGTTTTCACAAAATACAATGTTCCCTTCAAACCAGGTGTTTTTCAAACCAAAATGGGCGAAAGATTTTTGGTGATTGCCATCGATAAAATTTTGCCACCTTCACAAATGACACAGGAGGAAGCTTCCGAATTATTGAAAGATGCAGTAACTGAACAAAAATTAAGAGAAACCATTGCCGCTCAAAAAGCAAAAACAAAAATCATTATTCAGCCCGAATTCATGAAAGATTTGGAAAAGAATTTTAAGAAATAA
- a CDS encoding PfkB family carbohydrate kinase, with translation MKLLVVGSVAFDAIETPFGKTDKILGGAATYITLASSILNVPSGIVSVVGGDFPQSDLDMLSNRGVNIEGIEIIKDGKTFFWSGKYHNDLNSRDTLVTEVNVLENFDPKIPDSMQDAEILLLGNLHPGVQLSVLEKMQNRPKLVILDTMNFWMDSAWDTLMQMIAKTDVITINDEEARQLSGEYSLVKAAKKIHDMGPKYVIIKKGEHGALLFHDGKIFAIPALPLEDVFDPTGAGDTFAGGFAAYLAKKEDFGFETMKSALIAGSAMASFTVEKFGTEKLQEVTEGEMIARIKNFKDLTTFEVEV, from the coding sequence ATGAAATTACTAGTCGTTGGTTCAGTTGCTTTCGATGCGATTGAAACCCCTTTCGGAAAGACCGATAAAATATTGGGTGGTGCTGCAACGTACATCACTTTGGCGTCGTCGATTCTTAATGTTCCTTCGGGCATTGTTTCCGTTGTTGGTGGCGATTTTCCGCAGTCGGATTTGGATATGCTTTCCAACAGAGGAGTAAACATTGAAGGAATTGAAATCATTAAAGACGGAAAAACTTTTTTCTGGAGCGGCAAATATCACAATGATTTGAATTCGAGAGATACTTTGGTGACTGAAGTGAACGTTCTAGAAAATTTCGATCCAAAAATTCCAGATTCTATGCAGGATGCAGAGATTTTATTGTTAGGAAACCTTCATCCGGGAGTTCAACTTTCAGTGTTGGAAAAAATGCAAAACCGTCCGAAATTGGTTATTCTCGATACGATGAACTTTTGGATGGATTCAGCTTGGGACACGTTGATGCAGATGATTGCAAAAACTGATGTAATTACGATTAATGACGAAGAAGCACGGCAGCTTTCAGGAGAGTATTCTTTGGTAAAAGCTGCAAAAAAAATCCACGATATGGGTCCAAAATACGTGATCATCAAAAAAGGAGAACACGGAGCTTTGCTTTTCCACGACGGAAAAATCTTTGCAATTCCTGCGCTTCCTTTGGAAGATGTTTTTGATCCAACTGGGGCAGGAGATACTTTTGCAGGTGGATTTGCAGCGTATTTGGCGAAAAAAGAAGACTTCGGTTTTGAAACGATGAAATCTGCTTTAATCGCAGGTTCTGCGATGGCTTCTTTCACCGTAGAAAAATTTGGGACAGAAAAATTGCAGGAAGTTACAGAAGGCGAAATGATTGCAAGAATAAAGAATTTCAAGGACTTAACGACTTTCGAAGTTGAAGTATAA
- a CDS encoding ABC1 kinase family protein produces MALQQLNNYAKFFSFILKYYNSDVVKSTANSVLNEIEKTEISEDEYNQKPEELVEDLKKMGPTYVKLGQLLSTRPDLLPENYLQALANLQDDVETVPYEEVQKIFEEEIGVKINKAFELFDPKPLASASIGQVHLALLPSGRKVVVKIQRPGVRKKFIEELETLKNMADLAVTHSKVAKKYALDDVIEELRFILLNELDYNKEAQNLVILKENLKEFKNLIVPSPVAEYSSSKVLTMDFIDGKKITSLGNLKKIETDFTSVIDDLVEAYMKQIIVDGFVHADPHPGNIHVTADDKVALMDLGMVAKFSPKLQEKIMMLLVGMTKKDGDDITDALLEISEYDSAKVNLDHFRKNINRLVMDSTSTNAEDMETGRILLQMNRIAADEGIKLAVELNILGKVLLNMDQIVAVLTPKYDLQKAIRRFMEKMVNKKMQQEHKPENAYAFLLDNKKLLENLPGRLNKITENLANNQLELKINAIDEDRLTEGFQKVANRITSGLIIAAMIIGAALLMRIPSTYTILGYGVLPFFFFVIAIGLGLFLVYSIMFKDDHFKKSS; encoded by the coding sequence ATGGCACTACAACAACTCAACAACTACGCAAAATTTTTCAGTTTCATTCTTAAATACTACAACAGCGATGTCGTGAAATCAACGGCAAATTCCGTTTTAAATGAAATTGAAAAAACAGAAATCTCCGAGGACGAGTACAACCAAAAACCTGAAGAATTGGTTGAAGATCTAAAAAAGATGGGTCCCACTTATGTAAAATTAGGTCAGCTTCTTTCAACAAGACCGGATTTGCTTCCGGAAAACTATCTTCAAGCGTTGGCAAATCTACAGGATGATGTGGAAACTGTGCCTTACGAAGAAGTGCAGAAAATTTTTGAGGAGGAAATTGGAGTAAAAATCAACAAAGCTTTTGAACTTTTTGATCCTAAACCTTTAGCAAGTGCATCAATTGGGCAGGTTCACTTGGCATTGTTGCCTTCCGGAAGAAAGGTGGTGGTGAAAATTCAGCGACCGGGAGTTCGAAAAAAATTCATCGAAGAACTGGAAACCTTAAAGAATATGGCAGATCTTGCGGTAACTCACTCCAAAGTTGCTAAAAAATATGCATTGGATGATGTCATCGAAGAACTTCGTTTCATTTTACTGAATGAACTCGATTATAATAAAGAGGCGCAAAATCTTGTCATCCTCAAAGAAAATTTAAAGGAGTTTAAAAACCTCATCGTTCCATCACCTGTTGCCGAATATTCTTCATCAAAGGTACTTACGATGGATTTTATTGACGGCAAGAAAATCACGTCTTTGGGGAACCTTAAAAAAATTGAAACGGATTTTACGTCGGTCATCGATGATTTGGTTGAAGCTTATATGAAGCAGATTATTGTTGATGGTTTCGTGCATGCAGATCCACATCCCGGAAATATTCATGTGACTGCAGACGACAAAGTTGCTTTAATGGATTTAGGAATGGTCGCAAAATTCAGTCCCAAACTTCAAGAAAAAATCATGATGCTTTTAGTCGGAATGACCAAAAAAGATGGTGACGATATTACGGATGCTCTCCTTGAAATTAGCGAATATGATTCTGCCAAAGTAAATCTTGACCACTTCCGAAAAAACATCAACAGACTTGTGATGGACAGTACAAGTACAAACGCTGAAGACATGGAAACCGGAAGAATTCTTCTGCAAATGAACAGAATCGCCGCAGATGAAGGAATAAAATTAGCAGTTGAACTCAATATTTTAGGAAAAGTCCTTCTGAACATGGATCAGATCGTCGCTGTATTGACGCCGAAATATGATCTTCAAAAGGCGATTCGCCGTTTCATGGAGAAAATGGTGAACAAAAAAATGCAACAGGAACATAAACCTGAAAATGCTTATGCATTCCTTTTAGACAACAAAAAATTATTAGAAAATTTACCGGGTCGCCTGAATAAAATTACCGAAAATCTTGCCAACAATCAGTTAGAATTAAAAATCAATGCAATTGATGAAGATCGGCTGACAGAAGGTTTTCAGAAAGTAGCCAACCGAATCACTTCCGGATTAATTATTGCGGCAATGATCATCGGAGCGGCGCTTTTGATGCGTATTCCATCAACTTATACCATTTTAGGTTACGGGGTTTTACCTTTCTTTTTCTTCGTAATTGCGATTGGATTAGGACTGTTTCTGGTGTACAGCATCATGTTTAAGGATGATCATTTTAAAAAGTCATCTTAA
- the mutY gene encoding A/G-specific adenine glycosylase, with translation MKTKKQNADFLHVGAKLLAWYKIHGRELPFRKTKNPYNIWICEIIFQQTRIEQGLNHYKNFIQRFPDVETLASAETDEVLLYWKGLGYYSRALNLHKASKQIIEDFNGKFPENYDDILKLKGVGKYTAAAISSICFNEKIPAVDGNFYRVLSRVFADDFDISSTKAFPYFSELALMMMPKNEAGHFNEAMMDLGSEICKPKNPNCEICPLNKDCLAFQSGKVQNFPVKSKKTKATDLELKYYFVEFENQFLIKQRKDDFIWKKLYEFPIEIPKNFEGFITTQKTVSHKLTHKNLTIHLFKVKLNSKKMFEDFANENDFLITDLEESHQKSFPKPLENYLYSI, from the coding sequence TTGAAAACAAAAAAACAAAATGCTGATTTTCTTCACGTTGGTGCGAAATTATTGGCATGGTACAAAATCCACGGCAGAGAGCTTCCTTTCCGAAAAACCAAAAATCCCTACAATATTTGGATTTGCGAAATTATTTTTCAGCAGACCAGAATCGAACAGGGTTTGAATCATTATAAAAATTTCATCCAAAGATTTCCCGATGTCGAAACTTTGGCAAGTGCGGAAACCGATGAAGTTTTACTTTATTGGAAAGGACTTGGCTATTATTCCAGAGCTTTGAATCTGCATAAAGCCTCCAAACAAATTATTGAAGATTTTAATGGGAAATTCCCCGAAAACTACGACGACATCTTGAAATTGAAAGGAGTTGGGAAATATACCGCCGCTGCAATTTCGAGTATTTGTTTTAATGAAAAAATACCTGCGGTCGATGGAAATTTTTATCGGGTTTTGTCGCGGGTTTTTGCGGATGATTTTGATATTTCCAGTACAAAAGCGTTTCCGTATTTTTCGGAATTGGCTTTAATGATGATGCCTAAAAATGAAGCGGGACATTTTAATGAGGCGATGATGGATTTGGGTTCCGAAATCTGTAAACCAAAAAATCCTAATTGTGAAATCTGTCCTTTAAATAAAGACTGTCTTGCTTTTCAATCAGGAAAGGTTCAAAATTTTCCCGTGAAATCAAAGAAAACAAAAGCAACCGATTTGGAACTAAAGTACTATTTCGTAGAATTTGAAAATCAATTTTTAATCAAACAACGAAAAGACGACTTCATTTGGAAGAAATTGTATGAATTTCCGATTGAAATTCCCAAAAATTTTGAAGGATTTATTACCACTCAAAAAACGGTTTCTCATAAACTCACCCACAAAAATTTGACGATACATCTATTTAAGGTGAAGTTGAACTCAAAAAAAATGTTTGAAGATTTCGCGAATGAAAATGATTTTCTGATTACCGATTTGGAAGAGTCGCACCAAAAATCATTTCCAAAACCGCTTGAGAATTATTTGTATAGTATTTAA
- a CDS encoding YihY/virulence factor BrkB family protein, translated as MGIKTPQFLIKIHNFLDEIHIPFLGISLWKMFEVYGQGVFRMQIGRIAASISWSFFLSLFPFILFLLSLLPYLPHYDKLQFYIFEILMPNIFPAHIQKDVSGYITNFIIPNMKNISNLTIVFAMIFAVNGTHSLINGFNLNTNLQRGVVKEYLVAFVITIAFIVLIIASLLGVYYSEVVLKLFTPEINISWLVDNMSRIIGFISFPVFYFILLALFYWVGCLKITTFKQAIPGAILTTILFILLTYFFAIYVRDFARYNVLYGSIGSIILVMVWVNINIILILLGNELNIAIKKVRVEKMMADEIAANANQFNPDILPDLEEGDDSHTIKVT; from the coding sequence ATGGGCATTAAAACTCCACAATTCCTGATTAAAATCCACAATTTTCTTGATGAAATCCACATCCCGTTTTTGGGAATTTCTCTATGGAAAATGTTCGAGGTTTACGGACAAGGCGTTTTCAGGATGCAAATAGGAAGAATTGCAGCGAGTATTTCCTGGAGTTTTTTTTTAAGTCTGTTCCCATTTATTTTGTTTTTGCTTTCGTTGTTGCCGTATCTGCCGCATTACGACAAGCTTCAGTTCTATATTTTTGAGATTTTGATGCCGAATATTTTTCCGGCGCATATTCAAAAAGATGTGTCGGGTTATATCACCAATTTCATCATTCCGAATATGAAGAACATTAGCAATCTCACCATTGTTTTTGCGATGATTTTTGCGGTGAACGGAACGCATTCCCTCATTAACGGTTTCAATCTCAACACCAATCTGCAGCGTGGAGTCGTGAAAGAATATTTGGTGGCATTCGTGATTACCATTGCGTTTATCGTATTGATTATCGCTTCCTTACTTGGTGTCTATTACAGTGAGGTGGTGCTGAAACTTTTCACTCCTGAAATTAATATTTCATGGCTCGTTGATAATATGTCGCGGATTATCGGATTTATTTCTTTTCCGGTTTTCTACTTTATTTTGTTGGCATTGTTTTATTGGGTGGGATGTTTAAAAATCACCACCTTTAAACAGGCGATTCCGGGCGCAATTCTCACCACCATTCTCTTTATTTTGCTGACGTACTTTTTTGCCATTTATGTTAGAGATTTTGCCCGTTACAACGTGCTTTACGGTTCGATCGGTTCCATCATTTTGGTAATGGTTTGGGTGAATATCAACATCATTCTCATCCTTTTAGGAAATGAACTGAATATCGCCATTAAAAAAGTTCGTGTAGAAAAAATGATGGCGGATGAAATTGCAGCAAACGCCAATCAATTTAATCCGGATATTTTGCCGGATTTGGAAGAGGGGGATGATTCGCACACCATAAAAGTTACATGA
- a CDS encoding Rne/Rng family ribonuclease, producing the protein MKKELIISHEDEQSKIALLEDGRLFELHEQEDKSDFVVGDLFIGKVKKLAPNLNAAFVSIGYEKDAFLHYQDLGPQFLTYKKFLNDTVSKKQQTSSLKNFEIQKEINKNGTIDKVLSKDESVLIQITKEPISTKGPRISTQISLTGRFLVLIPFDKSVSISKKIGNAEERERLRTLIESIKPEGFGVIIRTVAEGKKVAELHNDMNQLVQKWETAFKNIQKNKVPSKVLSEEDKASAILRDNFNADFVSIICDDEQMVNDMKNYIEVIAPERKNIVQFYDRPTPLLEYYNVEKQLKQSFGKHVNIPSSKGAYLVIEHTEALHVIDVNSGNNISSGNSANKDHALNVNKMAATEIARQLRLRDMGGIIVVDFIDMTNPEHRKDLYEHLKEEMKRDKARHKILPPSKFGLIQLTRQRTRPEKQIETKEENPNADGEILAPIVVVERMEEVIRNLIQQHKGKIFLHVHPFVEAYLTKGIVSIQTKWYLKYKKWVTIIPRDSFKYLEYKIINSKKEELVSYSN; encoded by the coding sequence ATGAAGAAAGAACTGATTATATCACATGAAGATGAGCAATCCAAAATTGCCCTACTCGAAGACGGAAGGCTTTTCGAACTCCACGAACAGGAGGACAAAAGCGATTTCGTGGTGGGTGATTTATTTATCGGCAAGGTAAAAAAACTCGCGCCCAACCTGAATGCGGCGTTCGTGAGCATCGGCTACGAGAAAGATGCGTTTCTGCATTATCAGGATTTGGGACCGCAATTTCTTACGTACAAAAAATTTCTGAACGACACGGTTTCTAAAAAACAGCAGACTTCCTCTTTGAAAAATTTCGAAATTCAAAAGGAAATCAACAAGAACGGAACCATCGATAAAGTCCTTTCAAAAGACGAAAGCGTACTGATTCAAATCACAAAGGAACCTATTTCTACAAAAGGACCACGAATTTCTACCCAGATTTCTTTAACGGGAAGATTTCTCGTACTCATTCCTTTTGACAAAAGCGTTTCCATTTCCAAGAAAATCGGAAATGCCGAAGAGCGTGAACGGTTGAGAACTTTAATTGAAAGCATTAAACCTGAAGGTTTCGGCGTCATCATCAGAACTGTTGCAGAAGGAAAAAAAGTAGCAGAACTCCACAACGACATGAATCAACTGGTTCAAAAATGGGAGACTGCCTTTAAAAATATTCAGAAAAATAAAGTTCCGAGCAAGGTCTTGAGTGAGGAAGATAAAGCTTCTGCAATTCTTCGCGACAATTTCAATGCGGATTTCGTTTCGATTATTTGCGATGATGAACAGATGGTGAACGATATGAAAAACTATATCGAAGTCATCGCTCCTGAAAGAAAAAACATCGTACAGTTTTACGACCGACCTACTCCGCTTTTGGAATATTATAATGTTGAAAAACAACTAAAACAGAGTTTCGGAAAACACGTGAATATTCCAAGCTCGAAAGGTGCTTATCTTGTAATAGAACATACAGAAGCACTTCACGTGATCGACGTCAATTCGGGGAACAACATTTCATCAGGAAATTCTGCCAACAAAGACCACGCTTTAAACGTGAACAAAATGGCGGCAACGGAAATCGCCCGTCAACTTCGTTTGAGAGATATGGGCGGAATTATCGTGGTAGATTTTATCGACATGACCAATCCGGAACACAGAAAAGATTTGTACGAACACCTGAAAGAAGAAATGAAGCGTGACAAAGCGCGACACAAAATTTTACCGCCGAGCAAATTCGGGCTCATACAACTGACGCGACAAAGAACGCGTCCCGAAAAGCAAATTGAAACCAAAGAGGAAAATCCTAATGCAGACGGAGAAATCCTTGCACCAATAGTTGTTGTAGAAAGAATGGAGGAAGTGATTAGAAACCTCATTCAGCAGCATAAAGGAAAAATTTTCCTTCACGTGCATCCTTTTGTGGAAGCTTACCTTACAAAAGGTATCGTAAGTATTCAGACAAAATGGTATCTAAAGTACAAAAAATGGGTGACGATTATTCCACGCGACTCGTTCAAATATTTGGAGTACAAAATCATCAATTCTAAAAAAGAGGAATTGGTGAGTTATTCGAATTAA
- a CDS encoding HU family DNA-binding protein: protein MTKAELVNTISNKLGTEKNETQKVVEAFMQEIRTSMYNGDNVYLRGFGSFIIKTRAAKTGRNISKNTAIEIPAHNIPAFKPSKTFVEKVKAKVAVK from the coding sequence ATGACAAAGGCAGAATTGGTAAATACCATCTCAAATAAATTGGGAACTGAAAAGAATGAAACTCAGAAAGTTGTAGAGGCATTCATGCAGGAAATCAGAACTTCAATGTACAATGGTGACAATGTTTATTTAAGAGGATTCGGTTCATTTATCATCAAAACAAGAGCAGCAAAAACAGGAAGAAACATATCAAAGAACACGGCAATCGAAATCCCGGCGCACAATATCCCGGCTTTCAAACCTTCCAAAACTTTTGTTGAAAAAGTAAAAGCCAAAGTAGCAGTAAAATAA
- the gldD gene encoding gliding motility lipoprotein GldD produces MFKKLIFIFLTLILVSCGEEAKPKPSGELRLEYPQAKYESYSSPCNFTFEYSDFAKVENAKNPCWYYIYYPKMKAKVFLTYFPIKNDFALHVKESEKMVYEHTIKATSIDTKSFSYPERKVYGNFYELKGPSASNLQFFVTDSTKHYVTANLYFNSRPKPDSLAPAVNYIKKDLLHLIDTFQWK; encoded by the coding sequence ATGTTTAAAAAACTCATTTTCATCTTTTTAACGCTTATTTTAGTTTCCTGTGGTGAAGAAGCAAAGCCGAAACCTTCCGGCGAACTACGTCTGGAATATCCGCAAGCAAAATATGAAAGTTACTCATCACCCTGTAATTTCACTTTTGAATACTCGGATTTTGCGAAGGTTGAAAATGCTAAAAACCCTTGTTGGTACTACATTTATTACCCGAAAATGAAGGCAAAAGTTTTTCTGACTTATTTCCCAATCAAAAACGATTTTGCTTTACACGTGAAGGAATCTGAGAAAATGGTTTACGAACATACCATTAAAGCAACTTCCATCGATACCAAATCTTTCAGTTATCCCGAAAGAAAAGTTTACGGAAATTTTTATGAGCTGAAAGGTCCATCTGCATCGAACCTGCAGTTTTTTGTGACCGATTCTACCAAACATTATGTGACAGCAAACCTGTATTTTAACAGTCGTCCAAAACCTGATTCACTTGCTCCGGCTGTAAATTATATCAAGAAAGATTTACTTCATTTAATCGACACTTTCCAATGGAAATAA
- a CDS encoding peptidylprolyl isomerase, with protein sequence MKFVLILTLILGFFSIKLNAQLKSGDLVDGIAAVVGDEIILESDIEDQANYTKQQGADVSNRCEFLEGIISNKLMIYEAKRDTLIENRSAAIKENATAKYNQILGQFPDEKTMLATYKFRTSYEMKNAIEKIDTDNYYGQMKFGRITDKADVTPNEVTDFFNTYKYQLPEVKDEVSISQIMMYPKLTNAHKDEIIARLKKIKDDIQKGESFESQARIYSEDPGSAANGGLYKNISKGKMVKPFEAAALNLQEGEISDPVESEFGYHLIQLVKKSGKIYDARHILLKADPNADEIASAKKELDSIRTLIIEGKLSFKDAAYRFSDDKKTKFNAGIITSEDGSDKIEKLNLPPTISYQIAGLNKGDITEVFQNDVQDRKAVTIIKIDDIIPAHKLDITTDYDRIKQMALNKKKNEMVEKWVKEKLPNVFVSIDNRYKDCTFKTDWRKAETSK encoded by the coding sequence ATGAAATTCGTCCTTATTTTGACTTTAATCCTTGGATTTTTCAGCATCAAGCTCAATGCACAGCTGAAATCGGGAGATTTGGTGGACGGAATTGCAGCAGTGGTAGGAGACGAAATTATTTTGGAATCTGATATTGAAGATCAGGCAAATTATACAAAACAGCAGGGAGCAGATGTGTCGAACAGATGCGAATTTTTGGAAGGTATCATCAGCAACAAACTGATGATTTATGAAGCAAAAAGAGATACGCTGATTGAAAACCGTTCTGCTGCAATCAAAGAAAATGCAACAGCAAAATATAACCAAATTTTAGGGCAGTTTCCCGATGAAAAAACGATGCTCGCCACATACAAGTTCCGTACTTCATACGAAATGAAAAATGCCATCGAGAAAATTGACACCGACAATTATTACGGGCAGATGAAATTTGGTAGAATAACGGATAAGGCCGATGTAACACCAAACGAGGTGACCGATTTCTTCAATACATACAAATACCAGCTTCCGGAAGTTAAAGATGAGGTTTCTATTTCCCAGATCATGATGTATCCTAAACTCACCAATGCTCACAAAGATGAAATCATTGCGAGACTGAAAAAAATTAAGGACGACATACAGAAAGGCGAATCATTCGAAAGTCAGGCAAGAATTTACTCGGAAGATCCAGGTTCAGCGGCAAACGGAGGACTTTACAAAAATATTTCTAAAGGGAAAATGGTAAAACCTTTTGAAGCTGCGGCACTTAACTTGCAGGAAGGTGAAATTTCGGATCCAGTAGAATCTGAGTTCGGTTATCACCTCATTCAGCTTGTAAAAAAATCAGGTAAGATTTATGATGCAAGACACATTCTCTTGAAAGCAGATCCAAATGCAGATGAAATTGCCTCGGCAAAAAAAGAGTTAGACAGTATAAGAACTTTAATTATCGAGGGAAAATTGAGCTTCAAAGATGCTGCATACCGATTTTCCGACGATAAAAAAACCAAGTTCAATGCAGGGATTATCACTTCGGAAGATGGTTCAGACAAAATTGAAAAGCTGAATCTTCCGCCAACCATTTCCTATCAAATTGCAGGACTGAACAAAGGTGACATTACCGAGGTTTTTCAGAACGATGTTCAGGACCGAAAAGCTGTTACAATTATTAAAATTGATGATATAATTCCAGCCCACAAACTTGACATTACTACTGATTACGACAGGATAAAGCAAATGGCGCTGAATAAAAAGAAGAACGAGATGGTAGAAAAATGGGTGAAAGAAAAACTCCCAAACGTTTTTGTCTCTATCGACAACAGATACAAAGACTGTACTTTCAAAACCGATTGGCGAAAAGCTGAAACATCCAAATAA